In Leptospira fletcheri, the genomic window ACGATCCGGGCAATCCGGATTCGGGCAAAATCGATCCACGGAGTCTTCCCTTTTTTCGGTTTTGGTCCCGCAGGAAGGGCAGACCTGAGGAATTTTAAACACTTTCTTCCCGGGAACAACGACTTCCTCAACTGCGGGAATGATTTCTCCACGTTTGGAAATCCGGACGACGGCGCCGATCCCGACTCCGAGTTCGTCTATATAATCCTGATTGTGCAAGGTCGCGTAAGTGACGGTGGTACCCGCAAGATTGATCGGTTCGATCTGCGCTCGCGGGGTGATTTTTCCGGTCCTGCCTACGGCGTAATCTATTCCGACGATCTTACTTTCCTTCATCAAAGCGTCGAACTTGAACGCCCGGGCCCATCTAGGCGAATGAGAAGTGTAGCCGAGAGACTGCCTCTGCGCCAAGTCGTTTAACTTGATCACCAATCCGTCAGTAGGAAATCCGAGTTTTTCTTTTTTCTTTTTAAACTCTTGGATCGTAGCCGCGACTTCATTCCCGGAAACCAACTTCGAATCAGGCGGGACCGGAAATTTCAAAGCCTCTACCCGATTCATAATTTCCGCATGGGTTTTAAATTTCCGTTTCGGATCGGGAAAAAACGCGTCGTACGTGAATATTCTAAGCGGACGTTTTGCCACGTCCAAAGAGCTTTTCTGTTTCAAAGAACCGGAAGTTAGATTTCTAGGATTCGCATAACGTCCTTCGGACATTTCGTTGAATTCCTCGAATTCCGAATAGGTCATATACACTTCTCCGCGAAGGTATACGGAAACTTTTTCCTCCAACCGCAACGGAATGCTTCGAATCGTACGAATATTATCGGTAACATCGTCACCGATCCCGCCGGTTCCGCGAGTCACGCCGTTTGCAAGCAGCCCGTCCTCGTAATAAAGCATGATGGAAGCTCCGTCTATCTTCCATTCCACCGAATACAATCCATCCGGATCCGTTTTTCGAATCCAATCCAGGATTTCCGCCTCGTTATACGTATTCTCCAGGGAAAGAACCGGCAATTTGTGTGTGAATTTTACGAAATCCTTTTCTAAATCCGAACCGACGGTAAGAGTGGGACTCGCCGGATCCATCATTTCAGGGTAGGCTTTTTCCAGATCCTGAAGGCGACGGAACATCTTATCGAATTCGAAATCCGAAATCGAAGGCTCGTTTTTTACGTAATACAGGTATTGATGATGTCTGATTTCCTTTTCCAGACTGCGTATTTCTTTTTCCGCTTTTTTGATCGGAGGAGCGGAAAAGGTCGGCACGTTCGAATCCTGAACAGGGGCGGTTTTCTTTTCGACTTTCTTTTTCGTTTGCGCGGAAGTCTTCTTGGATCCTCCGGCTGCTTTTTTGGGCGGCATAGCGAATTATAATTTATTAATATTGGCCGATACTGACTTTCATATAATCCATCGGATCCGTGCGGTTGGATTCCCCGATCCAGACTTCGTAGTGCACGTGGGGTCCGGTCACGTTTCCGGTCGCCCCCAAAGTGGCAATCAGTTGTCCTTTATAAACAACGTCCCCCTCCTTAACTAAAAGTCTGGTGCAATGTCCGTAAAGGCTATAATAACCGTTCGCGTGTTGTATCACTACGTGATTTCCATAACCTCGCGGGGAATGGATTGCCCTATATACCCTCCCGTCTCCGGTTGCATAAATCGGAGTATTCGGAACATTCGCCAAGTCCACTCCGTCATGGAATTCCATATAACCGAAAGTAGGGGAACGTCTCATACCGTAATAGGAAGTCAGATTGTAAGACGTCAGCGGTTCTCCGAACGGAAGGGCGTTCATGATTCCGTATCGGGAATCCAAAAAATCGTAAACGGAATCCGCAAGATTCCTGTTTTTTTCCATCGAGACTCTTACGGAACGATAGCCGTAAATTTCGGAGAGATAGGAACGCCCTAACATCAAATCCTTATCGGCTGTCTCCTCCGATTTCAGCTCCGTAAAGGCTATATTTTCGATATCGGATTCGTCGGGAAGTTTCAATAACTCTTCGGATTGTCCGTCGACCAAAGAATGTATCTCCTGGAGATTTTCGGTTAAGTTAGTAAAATCATCCCGGATATCGTCCAGCTTCTCGCTATATTCTATATATTCGTCGAAATATTTTCCGTATACCGACGCGAGAGCGTTGATTTGGATACGAGTATTATTATATTTTACTATACCTAAAACCGCGATA contains:
- the ligA gene encoding NAD-dependent DNA ligase LigA produces the protein MPPKKAAGGSKKTSAQTKKKVEKKTAPVQDSNVPTFSAPPIKKAEKEIRSLEKEIRHHQYLYYVKNEPSISDFEFDKMFRRLQDLEKAYPEMMDPASPTLTVGSDLEKDFVKFTHKLPVLSLENTYNEAEILDWIRKTDPDGLYSVEWKIDGASIMLYYEDGLLANGVTRGTGGIGDDVTDNIRTIRSIPLRLEEKVSVYLRGEVYMTYSEFEEFNEMSEGRYANPRNLTSGSLKQKSSLDVAKRPLRIFTYDAFFPDPKRKFKTHAEIMNRVEALKFPVPPDSKLVSGNEVAATIQEFKKKKEKLGFPTDGLVIKLNDLAQRQSLGYTSHSPRWARAFKFDALMKESKIVGIDYAVGRTGKITPRAQIEPINLAGTTVTYATLHNQDYIDELGVGIGAVVRISKRGEIIPAVEEVVVPGKKVFKIPQVCPSCGTKTEKREDSVDRFCPNPDCPDRVKNGIIFFCSRKQMDIEGLGEKQIEFLYDNEYIKNIADLYELEKHKENLLEEEGYGEKSVGIILKGIEESKKKDFRFVLSSLGLREIGPKVAELLIEHGYESMDSIVEAVKGEGKSEALMEIPGIGPSTVEAIVENFSDKRILKLLERLKKAGLKMKADPVAKSEKQPFAGQTWCVTGSFEHFQPREKATDLIVYYGGKKVGSISSKTTHLLAGPGAGSKLDKAKELGVQIVSEGEFLDLLRQNDIVFS
- a CDS encoding M23 family metallopeptidase, producing the protein MEKMIKKRIDQVKEKGHQRLTVLLIPHGFDKSFHFQISIFTIFFLVGLLFSIVGIAVLGIVKYNNTRIQINALASVYGKYFDEYIEYSEKLDDIRDDFTNLTENLQEIHSLVDGQSEELLKLPDESDIENIAFTELKSEETADKDLMLGRSYLSEIYGYRSVRVSMEKNRNLADSVYDFLDSRYGIMNALPFGEPLTSYNLTSYYGMRRSPTFGYMEFHDGVDLANVPNTPIYATGDGRVYRAIHSPRGYGNHVVIQHANGYYSLYGHCTRLLVKEGDVVYKGQLIATLGATGNVTGPHVHYEVWIGESNRTDPMDYMKVSIGQY